Proteins encoded by one window of Aspergillus chevalieri M1 DNA, chromosome 6, nearly complete sequence:
- a CDS encoding magnesium transporter CorA family protein (COG:P;~EggNog:ENOG410Q1FJ;~InterPro:IPR044089,IPR002523;~PFAM:PF01544;~TransMembrane:2 (i295-314o326-348i);~go_component: GO:0016020 - membrane [Evidence IEA];~go_function: GO:0015095 - magnesium ion transmembrane transporter activity [Evidence IEA];~go_function: GO:0046873 - metal ion transmembrane transporter activity [Evidence IEA];~go_process: GO:0030001 - metal ion transport [Evidence IEA];~go_process: GO:0055085 - transmembrane transport [Evidence IEA];~go_process: GO:1903830 - magnesium ion transmembrane transport [Evidence IEA]): MSRFTLSSHTQPVASASTWEDILTPLNNLLERPPESAWWLDVRDPTEEDVNDVAQGLSIHPLTVEDIVIREPREKVEVFRNYYLISFQTLVSFSEKEDDVYTEWSKTPSSAVFYILVFTNGTVTFSPSGCGHVRRVRDRVRRLYDPSILSSDWICYALIDDIVDSFAPYMQSASRESEAIEDQVFIARVDDAKSLIPRVDILRKKITHLIRCLNGKLDVLNGFVKRCQAKDKHPVFPDGDLILYLGDVQDHLITTMSNLSHFDEIVGRSQANCLAQLSATNLRLSLNINEVMSKVTVLATIFVPLHLVTGLFGMNVEVPGQEDKGLAWFFGIVGVFVAFMVLACGVAWRYKLL, from the exons ATGTCCCGCTTCACCCTCTCCTCCCACACCCAACCCGTCGCTTCCGCCAGCACCTGGGAGGACATCCTCACCcccctcaacaacctcctcGAAAGGCCCCCAGAGTCAGCATGGTGGTTGGATGTCCGCGATCCCACGGAGGAAGATGTAAATGACGTCGCGCAGGGATTATCCATCCATCCTCTGACGGTGGAGGATATCGTCATCCGTGAACCGAGGGAAAAGGTCGAGGTTTTCCGGAACTATTATCTCATTTCGTTCCAGACGTTAGTATCCTTCAgtgagaaggaggatgaTGTGTATACCGAGTGGTCGAAGACGCCGTCGTCCGCCGTGTTCTATATCCTAGTATTCACGAATGGAACCGTCACGTTCTCGCCGAGTGGTTGTGGACATGTGCGGCGGGTGAGGGATCGTGTGCGCAGGCTTTACGACCCGTCCATCCTATCCAGTGACTGGATCTGCTACGCTCTCAT CGACGATATCGTCGACTCCTTTGCTCCCTACATGCAATCCGCCTCCCGCGAGTCCGAAGCAATAGAAGACCAAGTCTTCATCGCGCGCGTCGACGACGCTAAATCCCTCATCCCGCGAGTGGACATTCTCCGCAAAAAGATCACCCACCTCATTCGGTGTCTAAACGGCAAACTCGACGTGCTCAATGGCTTCGTGAAGCGCTGCCAGGCAAAAGATAAACACCCCGTCTTTCCCGACGGAGATCTCATCCTGTATCTAGGCGACGTGCAGGACCATTTGATAACGACAATGTCTAATTTGTCTCATTTTGACGAGATCGTGGGAAGGAGTCAGGCGAATTGTCTGGCGCAGCTAAGCGCGACGAACCTGCGATTGAGTTTGAATATTAACGAGGTTATGAGTAAGGTTACGGTGTTAGCGACAATTTTCGTGCCGCTGCATTTGGTGACGGGGCTTTTCGGGATGAATGTTGAGGTGCCCGGGCAGGAGGATAAAGGGCTTGCGTGGTTTTTCGGGATTGTAGGTGTTTTTGTGGCATTTATGGTGTTGGCCTGCGGGGTTGCGTGGAGGTATAAGTTGTTGTAG
- a CDS encoding uncharacterized protein (SECRETED:SignalP(1-26)): MKFAGIAAMAAVVTAVTGAAIPNVNAALAEVHQVAGDVKGLLSGSGSQTDVAKLVSQLENVEATLKKLTTEKRSLVDLGVDAKANVANAVKADADVDASVLKRGLVDADVDAKANVANAIKADADVGAHVLKRSLIDLGVDADANILDQIKAAVGADVKVLKRGLIDADVAAKANVANAVKADADVDAHVLKRSLIEVGADVDANILDQIKAAVGVDASVLKRSLIDLDADVDANILDQIKAAVGVDAEVLKRDLVDLGADAKANVLNIVNTNVDADASLFKRSLVDIGADVDANILDQIKAAVGVDAEVLKRGLVDLGADAQANVANVVNTDVDLGAHVLKRSIIDLGVDADANILDAIKATVGVDAKVL, translated from the exons ATGAAGTTCGCTGGAATTGCTGCCATGGCCGCCGTCGTCACCGCCGTGACCGGTGCTGCTATCCCCAACGTCAACGCTGCCCTCGCTGAGGTCCACCAGGTCGCTGGTGATGTCAAGGGCCTTCTTTCCGGCTCCGGTTCTCAGACCGATGTCGCCAAGCTCGTTTCTC AGCTCGAGAACGTTGAGGCTACCCTGAAGAAGCTCACCACCGAGAAGCGCTCTCTGGTCGACCTCGGTGTTGATGCTAAGGCTAACGTCGCCAACGCTGTCAAGGCCGACGCCGACGTCGATGCCAGCGTCCTCAAGCGCGGTCTCGTTGACGCTGATGTTGACGCCAAGGCCAACGTTGCCAACGCCATCAAGGCCGATGCTGATGTCGGTGCCCACGTCCTCAAGCGCTCTCTGATCGACCTCGGTGTCGATGCCGACGCCAACATCCTTGACCAGATCAAGGCCGCCGTCGGTGCTGATGTCAAGGTCCTCAAGCGTGGCCTCATCGACGCTGATGTCGCTGCTAAAGCCAACGTTGCCAACGCCGTCAAGGCTGATGCTGACGTTGACGCCCACGTCCTCAAGCGTTCCCTCATTGAGGTTGGCGCTGATGTCGATGCCAACATCCTCGACCAGATCAAGGCTGCCGTCGGTGTTGATGCCAGCGTCCTCAAGCGCTCCCTCATCGACCTTGATGCTGATGTCGACGCCAACATCCTCGACCAGATCAAGGCCGCCGTCGGTGTCGACGCTGAGGTCCTTAAGCGTGACCTCGTCGACCTCGGCGCTGACGCCAAGGCCAATGTCCTCAACATCGTGAACACCAACGTTGACGCTGACGCCAGCCTTTTCAAGCGTTCCCTCGTCGACATCGGTGCTGACGTTGACGCCAACATCCTCGACCAGATCAAGGCTGCCGTCGGTGTCGACGCTGAGGTCCTTAAGCGCGGCCTCGTCGACCTCGGCGCTGATGCCCAGGCTAACGTTGCCAACGTTGTGAACACTGACGTTGACCTCGGCGCTCATGTGCTCAAGCGCTCGATCATCGACCTTGGTGTTGACGCTGATGCCAACATTCTCGATGCCATCAAGGCTACCGTCGGTGTTGACGCTAAGGTCCTGTAA
- a CDS encoding anoctamin family protein (COG:D;~EggNog:ENOG410PJFW;~InterPro:IPR007632;~PFAM:PF04547;~TransMembrane:8 (i225-253o259-275i329-350o370-394i415-436o559-582i612-631o643-665i)) translates to MTSAPRWTISPPSASSPSSSSILPTTQDQKFLHPPDSFPAQSEKPMPFFSGKRDSYEDDNLGIDWVVHYVFDDVELTQAIREFQELIHDLNQAGLCTQVRHGHGNSLLVCIKVPRDLLGNMIHKSRIKDFLHCVINEIPYGDENTIADAETPAEELRSVYHAVSWQKELGGAGITPKFGKWKNVASAFPLHDQPANGELLRKWSRTTTLTAEDLDAIRALFGEKVAFYFAFIHCYSCFLVFPAAWGVFCWYYFGPYSMTFAIVNCLWCIVFVEFWKIRELDLSMRWNVKDVGTLKVNRIQYVWDKEVKDPITGQVNKVFSSRKQFLRQLLLIPFASSAAIALGSLIVITFAMEVFISEVYHGSLKMYLEFLPTVLFSLTLPAITNFLTHIASRLTEYENYRTQDQYDLAQTQKTFVMNFITDFLPTILTAFVYVPFGPKIVPYLDVLRMTGLKQGAGADISVDTSRLEQEVISLSMTAQVVNFGEEIVLPYVKRIAMQKWREYKLKRSEMNRHRSHSTMTDMLLIDPPDEHAVLNRIRNESEADEYNVHDDILEMCVQFGYLALFGVAWPLVPLGFLLNNWLELRGDFFKLSLECQRPPPIRADSIGPSLQGLEFLTWLGTLSTAAIVYLYRNGMQNVRFSYLLLTILIAEQTYLAAHFAVRVGLEKLWSSTLRLQAANRFRVRKGYLEAFNAASDRSSSSSSSPSRSTRIKPKVRFNERVNVYSSTTDDGEGSSGESVCTEETDHGILYSSEREAQFWSWPQRETADAGVRLIKALSTVRPEELDLKREKAKGS, encoded by the exons ATGACTTCAGCGCCCCGGTGGACCATCAGTCCGCCTTCAGCCTCATCtccgtcatcctcctccatcCTTCCTACAACTCAGGACCAGAAATTCCTGCACCCTCCAGATTCCTTTCCAGCGCAGTCAGAGAAGCCAATGCCGTTCTTTTCTGGCAAGCGTGATAGCTACGAAGACGACAACCTCGGCATTGATTGGGTTGTCCACTACGTTTTTGACGACGTTG AACTCACACAGGCAATTCGCGAGTTCCAGGAACTCATTCATGACCTCAACCAGGCCGGTCTCTGTACACAAGTCCGCCATGGCCATGGAAACTCGTTGCTCGTCTGCATCAAGGTACCCCGCGACCTACTGGGGAACATGATCCACAAATCGAG AATAAAAGACTTTCTACACTGCGTCATCAACGAAATCCCCTATGGCGATGAGAACACCATCGCAGACGCCGAAACCCCCGCCGAAGAACTCCGATCGGTATACCACGCCGTGTCCTGGCAAAAAGAACTTGGAGGTGCCGGAATCACCCCGAAATTCGGTAAATGGAAGAACGTCGCATCTGCTTTCCCACTACATGACCAACCCGCCAACGGAGAGCTCCTGCGCAAATGGAGTCGCACCACTACGTTGACCGCGGAGGATCTGGATGCCATCCGGGCTTTGTTCGGAGAAAAGGTCGCCTTCTATTTCGCTTTTATCCATTGCTACTCGTGCTTTCTCGTGTTTCCGGCTGCCTGGGGAGTGTTCTGTTGGTACTATTTTGGGCCATATTCGATGACATTCGCCATTGTCAACTGTCTCTGGTGTATTGTTTTTGTCGAGTTCTGGAAGATCCGCGAGCTCGACCTCAGTATGCGATGGAACGTCAAAGATGTCGGGACACTCAAAGTGAACCGCATTCAATATGTCTGGGACAAGGAAGTCAAGGACCCGATCACAGGCCAGGTCAACAAGGTCTTTTCCTCGCGTAAGCAGTTTCTGCGACAGCTGCTCCTTATACCGTTTGCTTCGTCTGCAGCCATCGCCTTGGGCAGTTTGATTGTAATCACCTTTGCTATGGAAGTGTTCATTTCGGAAGTCTACCACGGATCGCTCAAGATGTACCTCGAATTCCTACCGACTGTCCTGTTTTCGCTCACCTTGCCCGCCATCACCAACTTCCTTACCCACATTGCCTCGCGCTTGACCGAATACGAAAACTACCGCACTCAGGATCAGTACGATCTGGCCCAGACGCAGAAAACGTTTGTCATGAACTTTATCACCGACTTCCTGCCCACCATCTTGACTGCGTTCGTCTACGTTCCATTCGGACCCAAGATTGTGCCGTATCTCGACGTGCTTCGAATGACCGGTCTCAAGCAAGGCGCTGGTGCGGACATCAGTGTCGATACCTCCCGACTCGAGCAGGAAGTCATTTCTCTCTCTATGACCGCGCAAGTCGTCAACTTTGGTGAAGAGATTGTTCTTCCGTATGTCAAGCGCATCGCAATGCAAAAATGGCGCGAATACAAACTCAAGCGATCCGAGATGAACCGTCACCGCAGTCATTCCACCATGACCGATATGCTACTCATCGATCCCCCCGACGAGCACGCGGTTCTAAACCGAATCCGCAACGAGTCCGAGGCAGACGAGTACAACGTACACGATGACATCCTAGAAATGTGCGTCCAATTCGGCTACCTAGCACTTTTCGGAGTAGCATGGCCCCTCGTTCCCCTCGGCTTCCTCCTAAACAACTGGCTCGAACTACGCGGCGATTTCTTCAAACTAAGCCTCGAATGCCAACGCCCACCCCCAATCCGCGCAGACTCCATCGGCCCCTCCCTCCAGGGCCTCGAATTCCTCACCTGGCTCGGCACCCTCTCCACAGCAGCCATCGTCTACCTCTACCGCAACGGCATGCAAAACGTCCGCTTCTCCTACCTCCTCCTCACGATCCTCATCGCCGAACAAACCTACCTAGCCGCCCACTTCGCCGTCCGCGTCGGCCTCGAAAAACTCTGGTCCAGCACCCTCCGCCTCCAAGCGGCCAACCGCTTCCGCGTCCGCAAGGGCTACCTCGAAGCCTTCAATGCCGCCTCCGAccgctcctcctcttcgtcatcCTCTCCTTCGCGATCTACCCGCATAAAGCCCAAGGTCCGCTTCAACGAGCGCGTCAACGTCTACAGCTCAACCACAGACGACGGCGAAGGAAGCAGCGGTGAATCCGTGTGCACGGAGGAAACCGACCACGGGATTCTGTACAGTTCAGAACGAGAAGCGCAGTTCTGGTCTTGGCCGCAGCGCGAAACGGCAGACGCAGGCGTCAGGCTGATTAAGGCGTTGAGTACGGTTCGACCGGAGGAGTTAGATttgaagagggagaaggCGAAGGGTAGTTGA